The proteins below are encoded in one region of Engystomops pustulosus chromosome 8, aEngPut4.maternal, whole genome shotgun sequence:
- the RETREG2 gene encoding reticulophagy regulator 2, whose translation MMSDATEPSAPGTKMMAGEEETPWSSGDLAQGDEKGGRDSEASEEEMKSLESCLQQQLSDWGPLLTAGQRLLVWERPLPSIMTAAALHGAFWLFSYLSLRPVFLLSFFLLCLLGVDGWKPWLLRHCRVQPRADPSTESETTVGGGDHHRLLSLPELCHCLAETWFTSQQYIQELLLYKRQNPGKFCAMVCSCCAVLAVVGHYVPGIMISYIILLSVLLWPLVVYRELIQKMYTALEPVLMKLDYSMKGEDLPRSHKKRQSKKEPEEGQEVTAETDSESEIELSGFSPELDVRITALALSITDSELSDEEASILESGGFSVSRATTPQLTEVSEDLDQPAAISEDPPPVEASSESPLWLRHRGDDAKPLPPSEMPLLPSEPLTLSAEELLPALTSPLHFVNTHFNGKGQPPDQEGEVPPQSTGAASSAPTVAPLASLELAPAETVEPGGDGEDFELLEQGELDLMEKELEEAEKQLTSSKSHQQVPDS comes from the exons ATGATGAGCGACGCAACTGAACCATCTGCTCCTGGCACCAAAATGATGGCCGGAGAAGAGGAAACGCCCTGGTCTTCAGGAGATCTGGCCCAGGGAGATGAGAAGGGTGGCCGTGACTCCGAAGCCTCGGAGGAGGAGATGAAGTCCTTGGAGTCCTGTCTGCAGCAGCAGCTCAGTGACTGGGGTCCGCTGCTCACGGCTGGACAGCGCCTTCTGGTGTGGGAGCGGCCATTGCCCAGTATAATGACAGCGGCCGCTCTTCACGGAGCATTTTG GTTGTTCTCCTACCTGTCGCTGAGACCGGTTTTCTTGCTGAGCTTCTTTCTGCTGTGCCTGCTGGGTGTGGATGGCTGGAAGCCCTGGCTGCTGCGTCACTGCAGAG TCCAACCTCGGGCAGATCCGTCCACTGAAAG TGAGACCACGGTGGGAGGGGGCGATCATCATCGTCTGCTGAGTCTACCGGAGCTGTGTCACTGTCTAGCGGAGACCTGGTTCACCTCACAGCAGTACATCCAGGAACTGCTGCTCTACAAGAGGCAAAACCCGGGAAAG TTCTGTGCCATGGTGTGTTCGTGCTGTGCGGTGCTGGCTGTTGTCGGACATTATGTTCCAGGCATTATGATTTCCTATATAATAT TGCTCAGCGTTCTGCTGTGGCCGCTGGTCGTGTATCGAGAACTGATCCAGAAGATGTACACTGCTCTAGAACCCGTCCTCATGAAGCTGGACTACAGCATGAAGGGAGAGGACCTGCCACGCTCTCATAAGA AAAGACAAAGCAAAAAGGAGCCAGAAGAAGGACAAGAAgtgacagcagagacagacagcgaGAGTGAGATTGAGCTGTCCGGCTTCTCTCCGGAG CTGGACGTGAGGATCACAGCGTTGGCCCTGTCTATTACTGATTCCGAACTGTCGGATGAAGAGGCTTCAATCCTGGAGAGCGGAGGATTCTCAGTATCCAGAGCGACGACACCGCAGCTCACTGAAGTGTCAGAGG ATTTGGACCAGCCCGCTGCCATTTCTGAAGACCCCCCTCCTGTAGAAGCCAGCAGTGAATCTCCTTTATGGCTGAGGCATCGTGGTGATGATGCGAAGCCTTTGCCACCTTCTGAGATGCCGCTTTTACCATCAGAACCTCTAACCCTGAGTGCGGAGGAGCTGCTGCCCGCACTCACTTCTCCCCTCCATTTTGTCAACACGCACTTTAATGGAAAGGGTCAGCCCCCCGATCAGGAGGGTGAGGTCCCCCCCCAGAGCACCGGAGCTGCCAGCAGTGCCCCTACTGTGGCACCTTTAGCCAGTCTGGAACTTGCACCTGCTGAGACTGTAGAGCCTGGGGGAGACGGGGAGGATTTTGAGCTTCTGGAGCAGGGCGAGCTGGATCTGATGGAGAAGGAGCTGGAAGAAGCTGAGAAGCAGTTAACCTCTTCTAAGTCTCATCAGCAAGTGCCAGACTCTTAA